DNA from Chrysemys picta bellii isolate R12L10 chromosome 13, ASM1138683v2, whole genome shotgun sequence:
TAGCCTAGCCTCCAAGACTAGATGTGTAGGTTGATTATTATGGATTATACGAAAATATCAGGTTATTCTCAGAAATATTAGCTCACATTTGGACGATTTTGTCGTGAGAAGAGATGAGATTACAAAACCAAATATTGGTAATTTTTCTCTTCTATGATTTTTATTCTTCCTAGATACACCCCATGGCAAACACAGATTGGGGAAATCAAACGtccatcacagaattcatcctcctaGGATTCGGGGATCTCCCTGAGCTGGAAATCTTCCTCTTCCTACTGTTTCTACTGATCTACATTGTGACTGTGTCCGGGAACATCCTCATCATTGTGCTAGCTATCACTGATCGaaaccttcacacccccatgtacttcttcctggggaacttgtcctgtttggagacctgctacacctcaaCCATCCTGCCCAGAGttctggccagtctcctgactggggacaagACCATTTCCATCAGTGATTGTATGACACAATATTATTTTATTGGTTTCTTTGTAGGTGCAGAATGCTATCTGCTAGCggtgatgtcttatgatcggttcTTGGCCATATGTAAACCACTGCATTATGCAGTCCTTATGAATGGCAGGTTCTGCCTGCAACTAGCAGCAGGGGCTTGGATAAATGGATTTCTGGCCATGACCATGGTAATAGTTCTTTTGTCACAATTAATtttctgtggccccaatgaaaTTGATCATTTCTACTGTGAATGCACAGAAATACTTAATCTTTACTGTAGTGACACCAACCAGATAGATCTTGTAATTACCTTCCTGGCTGCTATATTCACTCTGCCCCCATTTGTATTAACCGTGGCATCCTATGTATGTATCGTCATCACCATCTTGAGAATTCCTTCCACCACCGGGAGGCAGAAGGCCTTTTCCacttgctcctctcacctcattgtggtgacaattttctatgggaCCATAATGATTCTCTACATGCTACCGAAAACCAACACACTGAGAGCCCTGAACAAAGTGTTCTCTGTCTTCTACACAGTTCTGACTCCTATGGCCAATCCCTTCatatacagcctgagaaacacaGAGGTGAAGGAGACTATAGGAAAAATGGTCAGTAAATGTCTAGATTTTACAAGAAATCAGCAAtcacatgtttttttttctttctgtataaAGCGAAAATGGTGAGATGCACAGCTGATTCATTGTTTTATTGTGGTCCCTAGTGCTGGCTAGGTCTTTGGGAATCTGCTACTGCCATATTTCAGGACCTGCAATGATTTGAAATGGTAAGATCAGTCAATGCCAGGATCTTTATTTTATAATACAtgttttgagttaggaaattccaTACACCATCGTCATCAATCCCTGGGACTTTGAGGATGATTGTTTACCTATAAAATGATAGCCGGTTATTGATGGTGGACCCGCCGGTGACTAATGAGGCCTATCCAGGATTAACAGAGTTTGTCAGAGTTGGGGGAGACATTTCCCATTGGAAGGGGTGGATCTGGATTGTTAAATCGGGCTGCAGCACattctttccttcttttctggTTCTCTGTTTCCTGTTGTCTCCATTGGATATCAAAATACTGGCACCCTTACCACAAAATCCTTTTCTATTTTGGTTGATCAAGGGCTTGGGTTTCCCTTGGGTTTATGTCAACATTGCAATTCTCCATGCCGACTTTGAGAGTGTTTTTAAGCACTTTTTTGCCTGCCCCCTCCATACAGTAAGCCCATATAATAATATAGTAGAAAAGAACTATTTAcactcagattttcaaaggattcTAGAGGATTAGGTGTTCAGCTTTCAATGCAACTTAGTTACCCCATTGAAAATTCATCTGAATGACAAAATATTTGAACGCATACATTTATTTTTGGGTGTCTTCGTGATTGGGTAGCCCCACTTGAGACAGCAAGATTTTTGATAGTGCACAGAATTTTCATAGCCTGTTGTATTTTCAATGTTGG
Protein-coding regions in this window:
- the LOC135975159 gene encoding olfactory receptor 10A7-like, encoding MANTDWGNQTSITEFILLGFGDLPELEIFLFLLFLLIYIVTVSGNILIIVLAITDRNLHTPMYFFLGNLSCLETCYTSTILPRVLASLLTGDKTISISDCAECYLLAVMSYDRFLAICKPLHYAVLMNGRFCLQLAAGAWINGFLAMTMVIVLLSQLIFCGPNEIDHFYCECTEILNLYCSDTNQIDLVITFLAAIFTLPPFVLTVASYVCIVITILRIPSTTGRQKAFSTCSSHLIVVTIFYGTIMILYMLPKTNTLRALNKVFSVFYTVLTPMANPFIYSLRNTEVKETIGKMVSKCLDFTRNQQSHVFFSFCIKRKW